From Pseudoalteromonas sp. R3, one genomic window encodes:
- a CDS encoding methyl-accepting chemotaxis protein: protein MKIRSKFSLASALLIFVIILVISITTYWLVNASMNKKTTAYVSDSAQLLALGIDNWLAEKAALIRLLRSQIEADFSPDQFQKGLESPYFKEAFLLAFGTLSNESILRSNNPNRQNPPDVDFRERGWYKLARDKGKTVFTSPYTDAATGELLLSVVAPINSGGQFRGAIGGDLSLDTIAKSVNAVNFDGTGYAFLVDSKGTIVSHQNAKLNGKPLSALSPQLHKSAEQTLLEVTVKGEAKLLYFYPLSQQYGTDWYLAVLLDKALVFRDLRELSMSTLILAVVAILLGAFLSRALAIQLLRPLKDLNDAITNIASGSGDLTQRVRIKHQDECGKVAQEFNQFLGSLHSLVTDVKQRADMVVASCDEARTLANQSSSQLTEQVQHIEGLATAMHEMSTTSSEIAGSAQNAATSITSVNEKAAQGQQVFQKTRGEISALADEINTSHEMSTQLAEYSQSIENILSVINGIAEQTNLLALNAAIEAARAGEQGRGFAVVADEVRSLATKTQESTTEIKSMIEQIQASSIQVQSAMGSSRDKTLLCVEQTEQATGMLNEISEAVKDIMDRNIQIATAIEEQSVVIEEINKNTSNINDISVEVGSFAIRQYESSKVLAQHAHEQEGLLSKFTL from the coding sequence ATGAAAATCCGCAGCAAATTCTCTTTGGCATCGGCGCTTCTTATCTTTGTGATCATATTGGTGATCAGTATTACCACTTACTGGCTGGTCAATGCTTCTATGAATAAAAAAACCACCGCCTATGTGAGCGATTCCGCACAGTTACTGGCGCTGGGTATTGACAACTGGCTGGCCGAAAAAGCCGCTCTAATTAGATTGCTGCGCAGCCAGATTGAAGCCGATTTTAGTCCGGACCAGTTTCAAAAGGGGCTTGAATCACCCTATTTTAAAGAAGCTTTTTTACTGGCGTTTGGCACTTTAAGTAACGAGTCTATTTTAAGGTCTAACAATCCAAACCGGCAAAACCCGCCGGACGTAGATTTTCGGGAACGTGGTTGGTATAAGCTGGCCAGAGACAAAGGCAAAACCGTGTTCACCAGTCCATATACGGATGCTGCAACTGGCGAACTGTTGCTCTCTGTGGTGGCACCTATTAATTCGGGCGGCCAGTTTCGCGGTGCCATTGGCGGAGACCTTAGTCTGGATACCATCGCCAAAAGCGTCAATGCAGTGAACTTTGACGGCACAGGTTATGCCTTTTTGGTAGACAGCAAAGGAACCATCGTTTCTCACCAAAATGCCAAACTCAATGGCAAGCCGCTGAGTGCTTTATCTCCTCAATTACATAAATCAGCTGAGCAGACCTTGTTGGAAGTGACAGTAAAAGGGGAGGCGAAGCTACTCTACTTTTATCCTTTGTCCCAGCAATACGGTACCGACTGGTATCTGGCGGTCTTGCTTGATAAAGCACTGGTGTTTCGCGATCTGAGAGAATTGTCTATGAGCACTCTGATACTGGCTGTGGTGGCGATCCTGCTTGGGGCATTTCTGAGTCGTGCATTGGCAATTCAGCTACTTAGGCCATTGAAAGACCTCAACGATGCGATCACCAATATTGCGTCAGGTAGCGGCGACCTGACGCAGCGTGTACGCATAAAACACCAAGATGAGTGTGGTAAAGTGGCACAGGAATTTAATCAATTTCTGGGATCTTTGCATAGTCTGGTAACGGATGTGAAGCAGCGGGCTGATATGGTGGTGGCCAGTTGCGACGAAGCGAGAACGTTGGCAAATCAGTCCAGCTCACAGCTGACTGAGCAGGTGCAACATATTGAAGGGCTGGCAACAGCGATGCACGAAATGAGCACTACCTCCAGCGAGATTGCAGGTAGTGCGCAAAACGCGGCGACGTCAATTACCTCCGTCAACGAAAAAGCCGCACAGGGTCAACAAGTATTTCAGAAGACACGAGGCGAGATTAGTGCTTTGGCGGATGAAATAAACACCTCCCACGAAATGAGTACTCAGCTGGCTGAATACAGTCAGAGCATTGAAAACATCTTATCCGTCATCAACGGCATTGCGGAGCAAACAAATCTGCTGGCGCTCAACGCCGCTATTGAAGCAGCCCGTGCAGGTGAGCAAGGGCGGGGTTTTGCTGTGGTTGCTGATGAAGTGCGCTCACTGGCGACCAAGACGCAAGAGTCAACTACCGAAATTAAGTCCATGATAGAGCAGATCCAAGCATCGTCAATACAGGTACAAAGTGCGATGGGCAGCAGTCGCGATAAAACTTTGCTCTGTGTGGAGCAAACTGAGCAGGCCACGGGTATGCTTAATGAGATATCCGAAGCCGTAAAAGACATCATGGATCGTAATATTCAGATCGCAACGGCCATAGAAGAACAAAGTGTAGTGATTGAGGAAATAAACAAAAATACCTCTAATATCAATGATATTAGCGTGGAAGTTGGCAGCTTTGCAATTCGTCAGTATGAGTCCAGCAAAGTGTTGGCACAGCATGCTCATGAACAAGAGGGGTTGTTGTCGAAATTCACGCTTTAG
- a CDS encoding YaiI/YqxD family protein: MDNNKNIWVDADACPVVIREILFRAAARTQMPVTFVANQYIKTPPSPYIHKLQVSSGFDVADNEIVRRMSAGDLVITSDIPLAAEAIEKGGLALSTRGEEFTRENIRSRLNIRDFMDTMRSSGMVSGGPPPLGQAEKQQFANSLDRWLQQNKA; encoded by the coding sequence TTGGACAACAACAAGAACATATGGGTAGATGCAGATGCATGCCCTGTGGTGATCCGTGAGATTCTGTTTCGTGCTGCAGCCAGAACCCAGATGCCTGTCACATTCGTCGCTAATCAATATATCAAAACGCCGCCGTCTCCTTATATTCACAAGCTACAGGTTAGCAGTGGTTTTGATGTCGCTGACAACGAAATTGTACGCCGTATGAGCGCGGGTGATTTAGTGATCACCAGTGACATTCCGCTTGCGGCAGAAGCTATAGAGAAAGGCGGACTAGCACTGAGCACGCGTGGTGAAGAATTTACTCGGGAAAACATCCGCTCCCGACTGAATATTCGCGATTTTATGGACACTATGCGAAGCAGCGGCATGGTCAGCGGCGGCCCGCCTCCACTGGGGCAGGCTGAAAAACAACAGTTTGCCAACAGCCTCGACCGCTGGTTGCAACAAAACAAAGCCTAA
- a CDS encoding HlyD family efflux transporter periplasmic adaptor subunit, protein MDIVKKQRKAWYKHKITFIVATLFGFLTLLFVISQQQFSAFSVERGTLLTAMVQRGEFSIKVAAPGTLVPEDIRWVASNVTGKVERILVKPGAEVNAGDLIVELSNPELKQQLDELNWEYTALEAELEALAVSHQSEKLEMQALLLRTQMQYDKAKLRLDAEEDLIKQGNATVSRLDYEDSKLTVTQLAQTLRIDKSRQLQLAKNLQASYKARSARLAKLHKAIEQAQFQLTSLQITAPLNGIVQAMPLELGQRVALGQNIAKFAHADELIAELKVPQIQAANIALGQSVEIDTRFNTITGKVTRIDPAVVNGTVQVDVELLGDLPNEARPDLSIDGAIIIRHLNDALYVKRPAFSQPDQTMNILKLDAAQQFANKTQVQFGKASSMEIEILAGLQAGDTIIVSDQEQFAHHSSIALH, encoded by the coding sequence ATGGATATAGTTAAAAAGCAACGCAAAGCCTGGTACAAGCATAAGATCACATTCATTGTCGCTACACTATTTGGTTTTCTCACCCTGCTGTTCGTTATAAGCCAACAGCAGTTTAGCGCGTTCAGCGTCGAACGGGGCACCCTGCTCACGGCCATGGTGCAACGCGGAGAATTCAGTATTAAAGTTGCAGCCCCTGGTACGCTGGTACCAGAAGATATTCGCTGGGTTGCAAGTAATGTAACCGGTAAAGTTGAGCGGATCCTTGTAAAGCCAGGTGCAGAAGTTAACGCCGGGGACCTGATAGTCGAATTAAGTAACCCAGAGCTAAAACAACAATTGGATGAGTTAAACTGGGAATACACGGCACTGGAGGCAGAGCTCGAAGCGCTCGCCGTCAGCCACCAATCGGAAAAGCTGGAAATGCAGGCACTATTGCTCAGAACGCAAATGCAATATGACAAAGCCAAACTGCGTCTTGATGCAGAAGAAGATTTGATCAAACAAGGTAATGCAACGGTATCCAGGTTGGACTATGAAGACTCCAAATTAACCGTTACTCAGCTTGCACAAACACTCAGGATAGATAAAAGTCGCCAGCTACAATTAGCAAAGAACCTTCAGGCCAGTTATAAAGCACGCAGTGCACGTCTGGCAAAACTGCATAAAGCCATTGAGCAAGCGCAGTTTCAGCTAACATCCTTACAGATCACAGCCCCGCTCAATGGTATCGTTCAGGCAATGCCTCTGGAGCTTGGCCAACGAGTGGCATTAGGTCAAAACATTGCCAAGTTTGCTCACGCTGATGAGCTCATTGCAGAGTTGAAAGTGCCACAGATCCAAGCTGCAAACATAGCACTGGGTCAGTCCGTTGAAATTGACACGCGCTTTAATACTATTACGGGCAAAGTCACACGCATTGACCCCGCTGTGGTTAACGGCACGGTACAGGTAGATGTTGAGCTGCTCGGTGATTTGCCAAATGAAGCCCGACCCGACTTATCCATTGATGGAGCGATTATCATTCGTCACTTGAATGATGCTCTGTACGTGAAACGCCCGGCATTTTCACAACCGGATCAGACCATGAACATACTTAAACTGGATGCGGCGCAACAGTTTGCCAATAAAACCCAAGTACAGTTTGGCAAGGCTTCCAGCATGGAAATAGAAATCTTAGCAGGGTTACAGGCAGGAGACACCATCATAGTGTCAGATCAGGAACAATTTGCACATCATAGCAGCATAGCGCTGCATTAG
- a CDS encoding porin yields the protein MKNAISSVAKAILVTLCIPMASTYASSERPVTMADIEALEAQLRALKARFENQNPPTTKQASKPDTQISSQAADKHKPARTSTETVQEEKRKLDVYATMRPTYGRLETNGEDNWDVRDALSHAGLKVTHEFDEDWSAELHGEWSIDVANEGNFGRSRRAYTALNTPVGRFGIGKQRPAQYLFIAEYVDIFNHANSPFAYDPESLFFVDNLVSYRLTPGPFTFVAVAQFNGESGSNSDDLVNVGLSYDANDLHAAITYQQNDVYADDIQLGDNNLWATSLAYQFTPRFYAAVAYQDKNYDRRAPGADRNGHTFDLSFAYQLAKAYKLKAGYFDFDDGFQDSDPAAGSFDGFNVTLEWSPIKVLRVHLEYLNKSFVNGDDFDSISIGFRYDYKTTIDY from the coding sequence ATGAAAAACGCGATCTCCTCTGTAGCTAAAGCTATCCTGGTAACACTGTGCATCCCAATGGCCAGCACTTACGCTAGTTCAGAACGTCCTGTCACAATGGCTGACATCGAAGCTCTGGAAGCACAACTACGGGCTTTGAAGGCCCGCTTCGAAAACCAAAACCCACCGACAACAAAGCAAGCATCTAAGCCTGACACCCAGATCTCAAGTCAGGCCGCAGACAAGCACAAGCCAGCTCGCACATCTACGGAAACAGTCCAGGAAGAAAAGCGTAAACTAGATGTCTATGCCACTATGCGCCCGACTTATGGCCGCCTTGAGACTAATGGCGAGGACAATTGGGACGTACGTGATGCTCTGTCTCACGCAGGCCTCAAAGTAACGCACGAATTCGACGAAGACTGGAGTGCTGAGCTGCATGGTGAATGGAGTATTGACGTTGCAAATGAAGGCAATTTTGGTCGCTCCCGGCGAGCCTATACAGCGTTGAACACACCCGTAGGCCGCTTTGGTATTGGCAAGCAAAGACCCGCGCAGTATTTATTCATCGCCGAATACGTTGATATCTTCAACCATGCTAACAGTCCGTTCGCCTATGACCCTGAAAGCCTGTTCTTTGTTGACAATCTTGTTAGCTATCGGCTCACTCCCGGCCCCTTTACTTTTGTTGCCGTTGCACAGTTTAATGGTGAGTCTGGCAGCAACTCTGACGACTTGGTCAATGTGGGCCTGAGTTATGATGCCAACGATTTGCATGCAGCAATCACTTATCAGCAAAATGATGTCTATGCAGATGATATCCAGCTTGGAGACAACAATCTCTGGGCGACCTCACTGGCTTATCAGTTTACACCCCGCTTCTACGCAGCGGTTGCCTATCAGGACAAAAACTATGACAGGCGTGCTCCAGGCGCCGATCGCAACGGTCATACCTTTGATTTATCATTCGCTTATCAGCTGGCCAAAGCCTACAAGTTGAAAGCTGGGTATTTTGATTTTGATGATGGTTTTCAGGATTCAGACCCCGCAGCTGGCAGCTTTGATGGGTTTAACGTCACCCTGGAATGGAGCCCAATCAAGGTACTCAGGGTGCACCTGGAATACCTTAACAAGTCGTTTGTTAATGGTGATGATTTCGACTCCATTTCAATCGGTTTTCGGTACGATTATAAAACCACGATTGACTACTAA
- a CDS encoding GNAT family N-acetyltransferase — MREIQWHIHQGSIEDMLVVEQQIPEFSNPKTREDILQRLAGRKYLALIASCDGQPVAYKLGYEQAPQQFYSWLGAVVPVCRGKGIARALLLEQERWCREQNFTHIEVKTMNRFKTMIQMLVSHDYHIAELIHPVVPTDTLLDVQIRFRKVLERPCASKY, encoded by the coding sequence ATGAGAGAAATTCAGTGGCATATTCATCAGGGTAGCATTGAAGACATGCTGGTGGTTGAGCAACAGATCCCTGAGTTTTCAAACCCCAAGACTCGGGAGGATATCCTTCAGAGGCTGGCTGGGCGAAAATATCTGGCGTTAATCGCCAGCTGTGATGGTCAGCCGGTTGCCTATAAACTTGGTTATGAGCAGGCTCCGCAACAATTTTACAGTTGGCTTGGGGCCGTAGTCCCAGTTTGTCGCGGCAAGGGTATCGCGCGCGCACTATTACTTGAGCAGGAACGTTGGTGCCGTGAGCAGAACTTCACTCACATTGAAGTTAAGACAATGAATCGTTTTAAAACCATGATACAGATGCTGGTAAGCCATGACTATCACATTGCAGAGCTGATTCACCCGGTAGTACCGACGGACACATTACTGGATGTTCAGATCCGGTTTCGTAAGGTACTTGAGCGCCCGTGCGCATCAAAGTATTGA
- a CDS encoding YSC84-related protein, with amino-acid sequence MRTIPLLMSVVLSVLLSACASMGPGDAAQKRAEIHKMKRETLTKLYSKKPDIRAQLSNAPGYAVFSNANLNIIFVAAGTGYGVVEDNIAGKSTYMNMAEGGVGLGLGAKDYRIVMVFHTKAAMKQFVESGWTFGGNADAAARAADKGASIEGEVYYGDVTVYTFTESGLALQATIKGTKFWKDKELN; translated from the coding sequence ATGCGTACAATTCCATTGCTGATGTCGGTTGTTTTATCTGTGTTGCTGAGTGCCTGTGCGTCCATGGGACCGGGCGACGCCGCACAAAAGCGCGCCGAAATCCATAAAATGAAACGAGAAACCCTGACAAAACTGTATAGTAAAAAACCAGATATCCGTGCGCAGTTGAGTAATGCGCCGGGTTATGCGGTATTTTCCAATGCGAATCTGAACATCATTTTTGTCGCGGCCGGTACAGGCTATGGGGTGGTGGAGGATAATATCGCGGGCAAGTCAACCTACATGAATATGGCCGAAGGGGGAGTTGGGCTTGGTCTGGGTGCCAAGGACTATCGCATCGTGATGGTGTTTCACACTAAAGCGGCAATGAAACAATTCGTCGAGTCGGGCTGGACATTTGGTGGCAACGCTGATGCGGCGGCTAGAGCTGCTGATAAAGGGGCGTCCATCGAAGGTGAAGTTTACTATGGAGATGTCACCGTTTATACGTTTACCGAAAGTGGTTTGGCATTGCAGGCGACCATCAAAGGCACCAAGTTCTGGAAAGATAAAGAACTGAACTGA
- a CDS encoding ABC transporter ATP-binding protein, translated as MTALITLKNLKKVFTTEDVETHALSDINLTIEQGEYVSISGPSGCGKSTLLSILGLLDSTSSGSYELNGKQVTGLSNKQRAAIRNQDIGFVFQSFNLISDLTVLENVALPLRYRKTLSRQERETMAMNALKKVDMGHRTSHYPGQLSGGQQQRVAVARAIAGDPAIILADEPTGNLDSKNAELVMTLLDKLHHEGATICMVTHDPRGAQRAERIIEVFDGRIISDTRAAQNSVVA; from the coding sequence ATGACGGCGCTTATTACACTGAAAAATTTGAAAAAAGTGTTCACTACAGAAGACGTTGAAACACATGCCCTAAGCGATATCAATCTAACTATAGAACAAGGCGAGTACGTATCCATATCTGGCCCATCTGGATGTGGAAAATCAACCTTACTGTCAATACTGGGCTTACTCGACAGCACCAGCTCAGGTAGCTATGAACTAAATGGTAAGCAGGTTACAGGCCTCAGCAATAAACAACGAGCTGCCATCCGCAATCAGGATATCGGCTTTGTTTTCCAGTCATTTAACCTTATCAGTGACCTGACCGTACTGGAAAACGTGGCGCTACCGCTTCGCTATCGCAAAACACTCAGCAGACAGGAACGCGAAACCATGGCGATGAATGCCCTGAAAAAAGTGGATATGGGACACAGGACTAGCCACTACCCTGGCCAGCTATCCGGTGGGCAGCAACAGAGAGTTGCGGTCGCACGAGCCATTGCCGGAGATCCGGCAATCATCCTAGCGGATGAACCAACCGGGAATCTGGACTCAAAAAATGCCGAGCTGGTTATGACGCTACTGGATAAGCTGCACCACGAAGGCGCAACGATTTGTATGGTTACGCATGACCCCAGAGGCGCACAGCGTGCTGAGCGTATTATAGAAGTGTTTGACGGACGGATCATTTCTGATACCCGCGCCGCTCAAAACAGTGTTGTCGCTTAA
- a CDS encoding DMT family transporter produces MYHLIFITLVWAFSFSLIGVYLAGSVDLWFAALSRIALAALVFLPFIRWQQTARPVMLSLMAIGAIQIGVMYGFYYHAFVFLSVPEVLLFTVMTPVYITLLNDMFAGRFNARYLLVALLATLGAVVIRLTTPNPDFWLGFFIVQGANLCFALGQVLYKRLAEQHTLIHHQSFGFFFVGALLVSLLSFALFGDLNRLPATPQQWGILIYLGVIASALGYFVWNKGVTLVSVGALAVMNNVLIPAGILVNILIWNRTADLVTLGLGSAIIFAALGLNQYFDAHGRSSTLRNRI; encoded by the coding sequence ATGTATCATTTGATTTTTATCACCCTGGTGTGGGCATTTTCATTCAGCCTGATCGGCGTCTATCTGGCAGGTTCCGTTGACTTATGGTTTGCGGCACTAAGTCGCATTGCTCTGGCAGCTCTGGTTTTCTTGCCGTTTATTCGCTGGCAACAAACTGCTCGTCCCGTGATGCTTAGCTTAATGGCAATAGGTGCTATCCAGATAGGTGTTATGTACGGTTTCTATTACCACGCTTTTGTATTCCTGTCCGTGCCCGAAGTACTTTTATTTACCGTTATGACACCTGTGTACATCACCTTGCTCAATGACATGTTTGCAGGGCGCTTCAATGCTCGCTACTTATTGGTTGCACTGCTGGCCACACTTGGCGCTGTCGTGATCCGCCTCACAACACCTAACCCAGACTTCTGGCTGGGCTTTTTCATCGTGCAGGGCGCCAATCTGTGTTTTGCACTGGGACAGGTTTTGTACAAACGCCTTGCTGAGCAACACACGCTAATACATCATCAGAGTTTTGGCTTTTTCTTTGTTGGTGCGTTGCTCGTCTCTTTATTGAGCTTTGCTTTGTTTGGAGACCTGAACAGGCTGCCTGCAACCCCGCAGCAATGGGGGATCCTGATTTACCTGGGCGTTATTGCATCTGCACTGGGTTATTTTGTCTGGAACAAAGGTGTCACTTTGGTATCGGTTGGGGCACTGGCAGTCATGAACAATGTGTTGATCCCAGCCGGGATCCTGGTAAATATTCTGATCTGGAATCGCACTGCGGATTTGGTCACTTTGGGACTGGGCAGTGCGATTATCTTTGCGGCGTTAGGGCTTAATCAATACTTTGATGCGCACGGGCGCTCAAGTACCTTACGAAACCGGATCTGA
- a CDS encoding NAD(P)-binding oxidoreductase, producing the protein MILVLGASGATGKLVVEQLLSAQEPVRVLVRKCSTQLAWFKANPQLDVRVGDIAELSTNELNALVSGVQTVICCLGHRPTFQGIYGPPRRLVRDAVRNVCKAIDKSHAHTQVKFILMNSTGCRNELLNERPSLAHRAVVALLRLCLPPHPDNEAAARTLRAYSTIETGVDWVVVRPDSLIDEPEVSAYVIHPSPIRDAIFNAGQTSRINVAHFMCQLALDSGLWLQWQGQSPVLYNQSQP; encoded by the coding sequence ATGATCTTAGTGCTTGGCGCAAGTGGCGCGACGGGTAAGCTGGTTGTTGAACAGTTGCTGTCGGCGCAGGAGCCAGTCAGAGTGCTGGTACGAAAGTGCAGTACTCAACTGGCATGGTTTAAAGCTAACCCTCAACTGGATGTCAGAGTCGGTGATATCGCTGAGCTTAGTACAAATGAACTTAATGCCTTGGTATCGGGCGTACAGACGGTGATTTGTTGTCTGGGACATAGGCCAACGTTTCAGGGCATTTATGGCCCGCCGCGCCGTTTGGTGCGTGATGCTGTGCGCAATGTATGCAAAGCAATCGATAAGAGTCATGCCCACACTCAGGTAAAATTCATTTTGATGAACAGTACCGGATGTCGCAATGAGCTGCTGAATGAACGGCCATCTTTGGCACATCGAGCGGTAGTTGCATTACTCAGATTATGTCTGCCACCTCATCCGGACAACGAAGCCGCCGCACGGACCCTGCGTGCGTACTCGACCATCGAAACAGGGGTTGACTGGGTGGTCGTTCGTCCAGATTCACTGATTGATGAGCCTGAGGTGAGTGCCTACGTCATCCACCCATCTCCAATAAGAGATGCCATTTTTAACGCCGGGCAAACCAGTCGTATTAATGTTGCCCATTTTATGTGTCAGTTGGCACTGGACTCAGGCTTATGGCTACAATGGCAGGGTCAGTCTCCCGTACTCTACAACCAAAGCCAGCCTTAG
- a CDS encoding ABC transporter permease, producing MIEDIQYTLRRLLKAPRFTALTLFVMTTGLALCIYMFSFIQSTIQAPLPFSGGERMVRITINSNGTIYDGPSVRLHEYLELKQRLTTVDAVDAFAIRGANLSTGDRALRYRAHLVTPELFSLSGGRAVLGRLLSDADMLPGQDKVVVLGYALWQELFAGDANVVGKTLTVNGTAHTIIGVSEQGYRFPSDATLYLPFSLSTQGLDRKDSPYVAMYARLKPGTERAELAQEVAQYFNQLRQAHPQLNSNVLGHVWTFQDELVGSGGTQIVATMYISVFMILLLACVNVGNLLLSRALENTKETAIRSALGAPRATLIKQMLIESTLISVLSGTFAILLAGWGVEVSVNYFATAMPIEMPYWWHANFTQSSLLVAFAIVIATALLTGLLPAWRATSTDINTVLRDGTRGAQGQKNARLSKLIVALEVALSCALIMVSAAMVNGIDTINRADYGMRTTNYITARVQLPDLGYESEDSRRQYFSTLSTLILQQSEIDQVTMASSMAHTWGAYNNFAIEGQDYGRMAQYPAANLNVIANNFFEMLDVTLIAGRRFNNQDNKDAPKVVIVTQSFASQFFPAGSALGKRIRYVEQGDDWFTIVGVVNDVILGQPTGNNLIRTTTFVPFEQMPRSYMHLAIQGKGKQASIRQALERAALKADPSVPPYRVMSIEPAVAERVAGMNFVSKVFTLFALASMVIAFSGIYAVMANAIAQKQQEVGIRRALGASDSEILIHFIWQGSKQLGVGLMFGLPAGFALVNLMTQAGLAQSHPLITLGVPLLIATVILAAIMVPVNAALRLEPAAALRDE from the coding sequence ATGATTGAAGATATCCAATATACACTCAGACGGTTGCTCAAGGCCCCACGATTTACAGCACTGACCCTGTTTGTTATGACCACAGGTCTGGCATTGTGCATTTACATGTTCAGTTTTATCCAATCTACAATTCAGGCACCACTGCCCTTTAGCGGCGGCGAACGTATGGTGCGGATCACCATCAATAGCAACGGCACCATTTATGACGGGCCCTCTGTTAGACTGCATGAGTATCTGGAGCTCAAGCAACGCCTTACCACGGTAGATGCCGTCGACGCTTTTGCCATTCGTGGTGCTAACCTGAGTACTGGTGACCGGGCGCTGCGCTACCGTGCTCACCTAGTTACTCCTGAGCTGTTTAGCCTCTCTGGAGGGCGCGCTGTCCTTGGTCGCTTACTCAGCGACGCCGACATGTTACCAGGCCAAGACAAAGTCGTAGTACTAGGGTATGCCCTGTGGCAAGAACTATTTGCAGGTGACGCAAACGTTGTTGGCAAAACACTGACCGTCAATGGTACAGCGCATACGATCATAGGCGTATCTGAGCAGGGCTACCGCTTCCCGTCAGACGCAACACTATACTTACCATTTTCACTCTCAACTCAGGGGCTCGATCGCAAAGACTCCCCCTATGTCGCCATGTATGCCAGACTGAAGCCGGGTACTGAGCGTGCCGAACTGGCTCAGGAAGTGGCACAATACTTCAATCAACTCAGACAAGCACATCCACAGCTCAATTCCAACGTGCTGGGTCATGTCTGGACTTTTCAGGATGAACTGGTCGGCAGTGGCGGTACACAAATTGTCGCTACAATGTATATCTCAGTCTTTATGATCCTGTTACTCGCATGTGTGAATGTGGGTAATCTGCTACTTTCTCGGGCACTGGAAAACACCAAAGAAACCGCAATCCGCAGTGCGCTGGGTGCTCCACGGGCCACGCTGATTAAGCAAATGTTGATAGAAAGTACATTGATCTCTGTGCTCTCTGGCACATTCGCCATACTGCTGGCGGGATGGGGAGTGGAGGTATCAGTTAACTACTTTGCCACAGCCATGCCTATTGAAATGCCCTACTGGTGGCATGCAAATTTTACCCAAAGTAGTCTGTTAGTGGCGTTTGCTATTGTCATTGCAACTGCCCTGCTCACCGGATTACTGCCAGCTTGGCGTGCCACCAGCACGGATATCAATACAGTATTACGAGATGGTACACGAGGTGCGCAAGGCCAGAAAAATGCCCGTCTTAGTAAACTGATTGTCGCTCTGGAAGTTGCACTCTCTTGTGCCTTAATTATGGTCTCGGCGGCAATGGTTAATGGCATTGATACCATTAACCGGGCCGACTACGGTATGCGTACAACAAACTACATAACCGCGAGAGTTCAGTTACCGGATCTGGGTTACGAAAGCGAAGACAGTCGGCGACAGTATTTCTCTACGCTCAGTACCCTGATTCTACAACAGAGCGAAATTGATCAGGTGACTATGGCCAGTTCAATGGCACACACCTGGGGGGCGTACAATAACTTTGCCATTGAGGGACAAGACTACGGCCGTATGGCGCAGTACCCGGCAGCAAACTTAAATGTGATCGCGAATAATTTTTTCGAGATGCTGGATGTGACTTTAATAGCGGGGCGTCGATTCAATAACCAGGACAACAAGGATGCCCCAAAGGTTGTTATCGTGACCCAATCATTTGCCAGTCAGTTTTTCCCTGCGGGCTCTGCACTGGGCAAACGGATCCGGTACGTTGAACAAGGGGATGACTGGTTTACCATCGTAGGTGTCGTCAATGACGTGATACTGGGTCAACCGACTGGTAATAATTTAATTCGCACCACAACCTTCGTGCCTTTCGAGCAGATGCCACGCAGTTATATGCATCTGGCCATACAAGGCAAAGGCAAGCAGGCCAGTATTCGCCAAGCGCTTGAACGCGCTGCACTCAAAGCAGATCCAAGCGTCCCCCCTTATCGTGTCATGTCCATAGAGCCTGCTGTGGCTGAACGCGTCGCCGGGATGAACTTTGTCAGTAAAGTATTCACTTTGTTTGCGCTTGCCTCAATGGTTATTGCCTTTAGCGGGATTTATGCGGTCATGGCCAATGCAATTGCACAAAAGCAACAAGAGGTCGGTATTCGTCGTGCGTTAGGCGCCAGTGATAGCGAAATTTTGATCCACTTTATCTGGCAAGGAAGTAAACAGCTGGGAGTTGGGTTGATGTTTGGCTTACCAGCGGGGTTTGCTTTGGTCAATCTGATGACTCAGGCCGGCCTGGCCCAGAGCCACCCCCTCATCACACTGGGAGTGCCACTCTTAATTGCTACTGTCATCCTCGCTGCCATTATGGTTCCCGTCAACGCAGCATTAAGGCTTGAGCCTGCCGCGGCTCTGCGTGACGAATAG